In Sander vitreus isolate 19-12246 chromosome 12, sanVit1, whole genome shotgun sequence, the following proteins share a genomic window:
- the znf644a gene encoding zinc finger protein 644a, protein MAAEMSCLTGVDEDNKDADPEINALTLLQEPVRMAQESASCTDSFGKPSLKQNSVLDVLSNTDMLSPVGLGNGPSSHQATQAHELNSISTEKEEAKSITPLKTVQEIDTAGIWGFDVDSPENSVDNFSGASDLHWDPHKEFMQFLWENHGDSPGEEPKDEVLPANSQRRRKRKMDMVVMVDPSEDLYPDLSRKSSEDLSDAEDQEDSIPVRKVRKSRKFSQSQSSPTGKVSKYPNGTVKAIKEILYNAPARNSHENSIGHGLSPLKGRLAMNSHSEDKPSCYPCSKCKLIFKKEHHLLRHMKSHVDSPDISPKPFICRECGQSFRQSGSLIEHMSTHTEKTARLHTEKKARLTEELKCVNDQKKEDKKKLFCPQCPFGTNCPNTFVQHAKTHEKDKRKFRCDKCSFRSLSESDLRRHNIMQHTVITVTKQIQNDDSEIFSCNICSYRAFSENVFKNHLLRRHQQTFEEYEAAQHLEKNAQPLKEQHMPTSKTPVEDAEFMSKISIKNQISSKRACSPSESNDIADLFKNSKIKRGLKSQLTESKLDKSINVLLSRQRHGKKTAEQRKESNNRSTFVQDSIGDKDGSDQLPGTLSVKVEDSAISPNGHRVSSSPAEGDQSTVRKSPSKRKMSTPYRNTSDQDSCFILPKPLPSPKKINQEEEEEVSDNDEKDIFQFNDTDGNTDLFDNGIKKENQNIIYTYSRRMSMRGALQASKRLFEKIKTEDEDPTEPEIKEECIETEVFQETFDSHQMPLREDFTEDLSDLELDRKNCPYCPAVFESGVGLSNHVRGHLHRVGLAYNARHVVSPEQVASQDRRPRIRRKISAIRRLKKALQLESESETVKSIHSCPLCGDSFDNRTGQSNHIRGHLKKLGKSFATKNKSPLFLLRELMRDKKEFQRALQILGKRRNHFQYGASSKLPTVDHFMQPPIGIQKCNSIPSACTDARPLMPTFSLVEMESEKRQLETKLDVKNSLSGTTALIGILKKRKCQEDSRIKGSSQMSKSMLAVSSNSEHCSGSRVASSLPKSICEKGEFNRKVCVHCNATFHSGVSLSNHLRAYAKRKRTAVLDGTTFDCKARRQRSRPGSKKKTLPLPQTPEEMYRLTCRFCDLVFQGPLSVQEDWIKHLQRHIMNTSVPHTGLSMVEVASLPTDPPTLKTDQDRSLTAAHAAS, encoded by the exons ATGGCAGCTGAAATGTCATGTCTGACAGGTGTTGATGAAGACAACAAAGATGCAGATCCTGAGATCAATGCTCTCACACTCCTGCAAGAGCCAGTGAGAATGGCACAAGAATCGGCCTCTTGCACCGATTCTTTTGGCAAGCCTTCTCTGAAACAAAACAGTGTCCTAGATGTTCTGTCAAACACAGATATGTTGTCTCCAGTTGGCCTGGGAAATGGACCTTCTTCGCATCAGGCTACACAAGCGCATGAACTCAACAGCATctccacagagaaagaggaggcaaAGAGCATCACCCCACTAAAAACTGTGCAGGAAATTGATACTGCAGGGATTTGGGGTTTTGATGTAGACTCACCTGAGAACTCAGTGGATAATTTTAGTGGTGCCAGTGACCTTCATTGGGACCCTCACAAAGAGTTTATGCAGTTTCTTTGGGAGAACCATGGTGATTCCCCTGGTGAGGAGCCTAAAGATGAAGTCCTTCCTGCCAATAGCCAAAGgagaaggaaacggaaaatggACATGGTTGTCATGGTGGATCCCTCAGAGGACCTTTACCCTGATCTGAGCCGCAAGTCATCTGAGGATTTGTCTGATGCTGAAGACCAAGAAGACTCTATTCCTGTCAGAAAAGTCAGAAAGTCAAGGAAGTTCTCCCAGTCACAGTCATCACCAACAGGGAAAGTTTCTAAGTATCCCAATGGAACTGTAAAGGCCATCAAGGAAATTCTTTACAATGCACCTGCAAGAAATTCACATGAGAATAGTATAGGTCATGGGCTTTCACCATTGAAGGGGAGGCTCGCCATGAATTCCCATTCAGAGGACAAGCCATCATGTTACCCTTGCTCAAAATGCAAGCTTATTTTCAAGAAAGAGCATCATTTGCTTCGTCATATGAAGTCTCATGTTGACTCTCCGGATATTTCGCCAAAGCCTTTTATATGCCGAGAATGTGGACAGTCCTTCAGACAAAGTGGTTCACTTATTGAGCATATGTCGACTCACACGGAGAAAACCGCAAGACTCCACACGGAGAAAAAAGCAAGACTCACTGAAGAGCTCAAATGCGTGAATGACCAGAAGAAAGAGGATAAAAAGAAGCTTTTCTGTCCTCAGTGCCCTTTTGGTACAAACTGCCCAAACACATTTGTTCAACATGCGAAAACACACGAGAAGGACAAGAGAAAGTTTAGATGTGACAAATGTAGCTTTAGGAGTCTGAGTGAGAGTGATCTTAGGAGACATAACATTATGCAGCACACAGTAATTACTGTTACAAAGCAGATCCAGAATGATGATTCTGAAATATTTTCCTGTAACATTTGTTCTTATAGAGCTttcagtgaaaatgtttttaagaaTCACCTTCTGCGGCGCCATCAACAAACCTTTGAGGAATACGAAGCTGCGCAGCATCTTGAGAAAAATGCACAACCACTTAAGGAGCAGCACATGCCTACTAGTAAAACTCCTGTAGAAGATGCAGAGTTTATGTCTAAAATCTCTATAAAAAATCAGATCTCTTCTAAAAGAGCTTGTTCGCCTAGTGAGTCCAATGACATTGCAGACCTATTCAAAAATAGCAAGATTAAGAGAGGTCTCAAGTCTCAACTAACAGAATCAAAGCTCGACAAATCCATCAATGTCCTTCTGTCCCGACAAAGACATGGAAAGAAAACTGCAGAACAGAGGAAGGAAAGCAATAATCGCAGCACATTTGTTCAGGATTCCATAGGTGACAAAGATGGCTCTGATCAGTTGCCAGGAACATTGAGTGTCAAGGTTGAAGATTCAGCTATATCCCCAAATGGCCATAGGGTGTCATCCAGTCCAGCAGAAGGAGATCAGTCAACAGTCAGAAAGTCACCGTCTAAAAGGAAGATGTCCACCCCATACCGCAACACCTCTGACCAAGACTCATGCTTCATCTTACCAAAACCTCTGCCAAGTCCCAAGAAAATAaaccaagaagaagaagaagaagtgtcAGACAATGACGAAAAAGACATTTTCCAGTTTAACGATACAGATGGCAACACTGATCTTTTTGACAATGGTattaagaaagaaaatcaaaacaTCATTTATACCTATAGCAGAAGAATGTCCATGAGGGGTGCTCTGCAGGCGTCTAAAAGGCTGTTTGAGAAAATTAAGACTGAAGATGAAGACCCGACAGAACCTGAAATCAAAGAAGAATGCATAGAAACGGAAGTCTTTCAAGAAACCTTTGACTCCCACCAAATGCCATTGAGGGAAGACTTTACTGAGGATTTGTCAGATTTGGAATTGGACCGCAAGAACTGTCCATACTGTCCTGCAGTCTTTGAGTCGGGTGTTGGATTGTCCAATCATGTCAGAGGTCATCTTCATAGGGTCGGACTGGCCTACAATGCACGCCATGTAGTGTCTCCTGAGCAGGTGGCTTCTCAAGACAGGAGGCCACGAATTCGAAGGAAAATTTCAGCGATCCGGAGATTGAAAAAAG cattACAGTTGGAGTCAGAATCTGAAACTGTAAAGAGCATTCACTCCTGTCCATTATGTGGGGACTCATTTGATAACAGGACTGGGCAGTCCAACCACATACGAGGCCACCTCAAAAAGCTTGGTAAAAGCTTTGCAACAAAGAACAAATCCCCATTATTTTTACTCCGGGAGTTGATGCGTGACAAGAAGGAGTTCCAGCGTGCACTTCAAATTCTGGGAAAGAGACGGAACCATTTCCAATACGGTGCTTCATCAAAGCTTCCCACTGTTGATCATTTCATGCAGCCGCCAATTGGAatccaaaaatgtaattctatTCCAAGCGCTTGCACTGATGCCAGACCACTAATGCCCACGTTTTCTTTAGTGGAAATGGAATCTGAAAAAAGGCAACTAGAGACTAAGTTGGATGTTAAAAATTCCCTCTCTGGCACGACTGCCTTGATAGGAATTCTGAAGAAGAGGAAGTGTCAGGAAGACAGCAGAATAAAGGGGTCCTCTCAGATGTCAAAAAGCATGCTAGCAGTTTCTTCAAACAGTGAGCACTGTTCAGGATCAAGAGTTGCATCTTCACTGCCAAAATCAATATGCG aGAAAGGTGAATTCAACAGGAAGGTGTGCGTCCATTGCAATGCAACTTTCCACAGCGGAGTTAGCTTGTCTAATCACCTCCGGGCATATGCGAAACGAAAAAGGACAGCTGTACTTGATGGAACCA
- the hfm1 gene encoding putative ATP-dependent DNA helicase HFM1: protein MVDSDDCTLSLDNLFFEKPIVHKVKPLHQEVSPWQLDVPPSLSQVPSTQDMQEEAESLSTLYSFSQIPKTFLPPFKGSAGLKVLPSKINCPYSFNNDENIFEDTHSGSNRRSDDFWGGEGFRDDSNGAWQSGDETLQDSGHAAISRRRLSLDCSRSPPLRRSLFKVQVLNSGGDSSNTDDLRSCSSSQTASRPQTFHSPVTMATVPPPLQPPRATVSQAAPPFSPFPPPPLGSSAASGRPPQKAAHAETQGTKRAFVPPMTPQPLHIQGSSGPGVLRPVSEIPAKFRSVFKEFPFFNYVQSKALDDVLYTGKNFVACAPTGSGKTVLFELAIIRLLMETPEPWRDVKAVYMAPIKALCSQCFESWKKKFGPLGLNCKELTGDTEIDDFFEIQDSHIILTTPEKWDSMTRKWKDNCLLQLVRLFLIDEVHVVKDATRGATLEVVVSRMKAVHAYRTAQNPETGLSMRFVAVSATIPNPSDIADWLSNESGPATYLDFDESHRPVKLRKVVLGFPCSPNQTEFKFDLSLNYKMANIIQTYSDQKPALVFCSTRKGVQQSAAVLAKDARFILSIEHKQRLMKYANAILDSKLRDLVMLGVGYHHAGVDLSDRKSIEEAFTMGDLPVLFTTRTLAMGVNLPAHLVVIKSTMQYVSGSCEEYSEADLLQMIGRAGRPQFDTSATAVIMTKIQTKDKYMNLMNGAEIIESSLHSHLVEHLNAEIVLQTISDVNMALDWIRSTLLYIRALKNPTHYGFSANLDRYGIEAKLQELCLKNLNSLSSIGLIDMDEDINIKPTEGGRLMARFCVAFDTIKQFSKVAGNENLSDLIELISKSREFSDIQLRVNEKRPLNTLNRDKNRTTIRFPIEGKIKTSEMKVNCLIQAQLGTIPIQEFGLTQDTGRIFKNGMRISKCLSEFLSHRSKTGFSAVLNSLILAKCFRAKLWENSSYVSKQLEKIGQSLSTAMVNAGLTTFSKIEQTHARELELILNRHPPFGNQIRESVIHLPTYEVTLEQLPRYSSATAEIVVKVNLKNQAQLLSRRTAPDHHYVSLIIGNSDNTVVFLQKITDSVLLKCGSWSKKIEVAQASKGEEISVNLISSQYVGLDIQQKFNVYYSGARRYGTDNPYNKTYDPTGQRPQPLKPQSTDQDATQRENATSATDQDSGNKRQCNHFCKNKDLCGHDCCKVGVNVTRKRSANPESSFFSYLKDLRTRCDTLAQTPVKRLKMKMSMEESVSVNMQDFAYTPKERLPTVSWYGGSQYEASVRPRSETVDLTGEDSVPLADVDGDYDDYVEDVYRRRMEEPVQTPAASQAHPRMWMNPGTSVGVSPNHKPLLNQISTTSYSKRSTAGSNQGAHYENASSSQIPTVSFDLGNEWDDWGDFDDENLVHASETSSASCPTNAKVQQSVYYNMPGFAATSAPVLLSPSLKPCKTTARTPLRSMSPTLNPGIREQGPSLTLRPQNKITLDWNKKGRPSIFSEAITINTPENLPKQTETHVTPLTRSLGFFSTMSVPSNTSSSVNRSSDSKEEEAFLGIFDGIF, encoded by the exons ATGGTAGACTCTGATGACTGCACCTTATCCCTGGACAATCTGTTTTTTGAGAAACCCATTGTCCACAAAGT AAAGCCACTGCACCAGGAGGTCAGCCCATGGCAGCTGGATGTGCCTCCATCTCTTTCTCAGGTTCCATCCACTCAGGATAtgcaggaggaggcagagagtCTCTCCAccctataca GTTTTTCACAGATACCCAAGACATTCCTGCCTCCTTTTAAGGGATCAGCTGGCCTTAAGGTTTTACCATCAAAAATCAACTGTCCTTACAGTTTTAACAATGACGAGAACATTTTTGAGGACACTCATAGTGGCAGCAATAGAAGATCTGATGACTTTTGGGGAGGTGAAGGGTTCAGGGATGACTCAAATGGTGCCTGGCAAAGCGGAGATGAAACCTTGCAGGACTCTGGTCATGCAGCCATCAGCAGGAGGCGTTTGTCTCTGGACTGCAGCAGAAGCCCACCTCTACGGAGAAG CTTATTCAAGGTTCAGGTGTTGAACAGTGGAGGTGACTCGTCCAACACAGATGACCTcagaagctgcagcagcagccagacagCATCCAGACCTCAAACTTTTCATAGTCCGGTTACCATGGCGACAgtgcctcctcctcttcagccGCCACGGGCGACAGTTAGCCAGGCAGCTCCTCCTTTCTCCCCCTTCCCACCCCCTCCTCTGGGCTCATCTGCAGCGAGTGGCCGACCCCCGCAGAAGGCGGCACATGCTGAGACGCAGGGCACAAAGAGAGCCTTCGTTCCGCCCATGACGCCGCAGCCGCTTCACATACAAG GGTCCTCTGGGCCTGGAGTTTTGCGACCAGTTTCTGAAATCC CAGCAAAGTTCAGATCCGTCTTCAAGGAGTTCCCCTTTTTCAACTACGTTCAGTCCAAAGCACTTGATGAT GTTCTTTACACGGGTAAGAACTTTGTGGCATGTGCTCCTACTGGATCTGGTAAAACAGTGCTGTTTGAGCTGGCCATCATTCGTCTGTTAATGGAGACCCCAGAGCCCTGGAGAGACGTCAAAGCTGTCTATA TGGCCCCTATCAAAGCTCTCTGCAGTCAGTGCTTTGAGAGCTGGAAGAAGAAGTTTGGTCCCCTGGGGCTGAACTGTAAGGAGCTGACAGGCGACACAGAGATTGATGACTTCTTTGAGATTCAGGACTCCCACATCATCCTGACCACGCCT gaaaAATGGGACAGCATGACAAGAAAATGGAAGGACAACTGTCTGCTGCAGCTAGTCAGGCTCTTTCTTATCGATGAG GTGCATGTGGTGAAGGATGCGACCCGTGGTGCCACGCTGGAAGTTGTGGTGAGCAGGATGAAGGCCGTACATGCCTACAGAACAGCACAGAATCCAGAGACAGGCCTCTCTATGAGGTTTGTGGCTGTATCAGCCACCATACCAAACCCCTCTGAT ATAGCAGACTGGTTGTCTAATGAGAGTGGTCCAGCCACATATCTGGACTTTGACGAGAGCCACCGTCCAGTGAAGCTGAGGAAGGTGGTGCTGGGATTCCCCTGCAGCCCAAACCAAACAGAGTTCAAGTTTGACCTGTCGCTCAACTACAAGATGGCCAACATCATACAAACGTACTCGGACCAGAAGCCTGCATTAGTG TTTTGCTCTACAAGAAAAGGAGTCCAGCAGTCAGCTGCAGTTCTGGCCAAGGATGCACGGTTCATTTTGAGCATTGAGCACAAGCAAAG GCTGATGAAATATGCAAACGCTATTCTGGATTCAAAATTGAGAG ATCTGGTGATGTTAGGAGTTGGTTACCACCATGCAGGAGTTGACTTGTCTGATAGGAAGTCGATAGAAGAGGCCTTCACTATGGGAGACCTGCCTGTCCTCT TTACCACCAGGACTCTGGCCATGGGGGTGAACCTGCCAGCTCATCTGGTGGTGATCAAGTCTACCATGCAATATGTGTCAGGCTCCTGTGAGGAGTACAGCGAGGCTGACTTGCTGCAGATGATAGGCCGAGCCGGAAGACCACAA TTTGACACATCAGCGACTGCAGTGATCATGACCAAGATTCAAACCAAAGACAAGTACATGAATCTTATGAATGGAGCGGAAATCATTGAGAGCAG TTTACACagtcacctggtagagcacctGAATGCTGAGATTGTTCTCCAAACCATCAGTGATGTGAACATGGCTCTGGACTGGATACGCTCCACCCTCCTCTACATCAGAGCCCTCAAGAACCCCACACACTATG GTTTCTCTGCCAACTTGGACAGATATGGAATTGAAGCAAAATTGCAAG AGCTGTGTCTGAAGAACCTCAACTCTCTGTCCTCCATTGGTCTGATCGACATGGATGAGGATATCAACATCAAACCAACAG AGGGCGGCAGGTTGATGGCTAGGTTCTGTGTTGCCTTTGACACCATTAAACAGTTCAGCAAAGTGGCTGGCAACGAAAACCTGTCTGACCTG ATTGAGTTAATTTCGAAGAGCAGAGAGTTCAGCGACATTCAGTTGAGAGTGAACGAGAAGAGGCCCCTGAACACCTTGAAcagggacaagaacaggaccaCCATCAG GTTTCCCATTGAGGGAAAGATCAAAACCAGTGAGATGAAAGTGAACTG CTTGATTCAGGCTCAGTTGGGTACCATCCCAATTCAAGAGTTTGGACTTACACAGGACACAGGAAGGATCTTCAAGAATGGGATGCGGATCAGCAAAT GCCTGTCAGAGTTTCTGAGTCACCGATCCAAGACCGGATTCTCTGCTGTGCTCAACTCCCTGATCCTGGCGAAGTGCTTCAGAGCCAAGCTTTGGGAAAACTCGTCCTATGTTTCCAAACAGCTGGAGAAGATAG gtcaGAGCCTGTCAACTGCCATGGTGAACGCTGGACTCACCACTTTCAGCAAAATAGAGCAAACCCATGCCAGAGAGCTTGAACTG ATTCTCAACAGGCATCCACCATTTGGCAACCAAATTAGAGAATCTGTCATACACCTCCCGACGTATGAAGTTACTTTGGAGCAG CTTCCGAGGTATAGCTCTGCTACGGCGGAGATTGTGGTGAAGGTGAACCTTAAAAACCAAGCACAGCTGTTGTCCAGGAGAACAGCTCCAGACCACCACTACGTCTCTCTGATTATCGGGAACTCTGACAACACCGTGGTCTTCCTACAGAAAATCac GGACTCTGTGTTGTTGAAGTGTGGCAGCTGGTCGAAGAAGATTGAGGTGGCACAGGCCTCAAAAGGAGAGGAGATCAGTGTCAATCTCATCAGCTCACAATATG TGGGCCTGGATATCCAACAGAAGTTTAATGTCTACTACTCTGGAGCCAGGAGGTATGGAACTGATAATCCATACAACAAAACGTATGATCCGACTGGACAGAGGCCACAGCCACTGAAACCACAGTCTACAGATCAGGATGCAACTCAGAGGGAGAATGCCACATCTGCTACAGACCAAG ATTCAGGCAATAAAAGACAATGCAACCATTTCTGCAAGAATAAGGATCTCTGTGGCCATGACTGCT GTAAAGTAGGTGTAAATGTGACACGGAAGAGGTCAGCAAATCCAGAATCCAGTTTCTTTTCCTATTTGAAAGACCTGAGAACCAGGTGTGACACACTCGCGCAGACTCCTGTCAAACGACTCAAG atgaaaatgagcatggaggagtctgtgtctgtcaacatgcaggACTTTGCTTACACACCTAAAGAGAGGCTACCTACTGTTTCCTG GTATGGAGGAAGTCAATATGAAGCTTCAGTGAGACCTCGCTCTGAGACCGTGGATCTGACGGGAGAAGACAGCGTTCCTCTGGCCGACGTTGACGGAG ATTATGATGACTATGTGGAGGACGTGTACAGAAGGAGGATGGAGGAGCCTGTCCAAACACCTGCTGCGTCTCAGGCTCACCCTCGAA TGTGGATGAACCCAGGAACCAGTGTTGGTGTGAGTCCGAACCATAAACCGCTTCTAAACCAGATCAGTACAACCTCTTACTCAAAGAGGTCTACTGCGGGGTCAAATCAGGGCGCTCACTATGAAAATGCTTCATCCTCACAAATCCCAACTGTCAGCTTTGACCTGGGAAATGAATGGGACGACTGGGGCGACTTTGATGACGAGAACTTGGTGCACGCCAGCGAGACGTCATCGGCCTCATGTCCAACTAATGCTAAAGTCCAGCAGTCTGTTTACTACAACATGCCAG gCTTTGCTGCTACATCTGCACCAGTACTCCTCAGTCCCTCACTCAAACCCTGTAAAACCACTGCCAGAACACCACTGAG gtCGATGTCACCAACTTTAAATCCTGGGATCAGAGAACAAGGACCCTCATTGACCCTCAGACCACAGAACAAAATCACACTAGACTGGAAtaaaaaaggt agACCAAGCATATTCAGTGAAGCGATCACAATAAATACTCCAGAAAATCTCCCAAAGCAGACTGAGACCCACGTGACCCCACTTACAAGAAGTTTGGGTTTCTTCTCAACAATGAGCGTCCCATCCAACACCAGCTCATCTGTCAACAGAAG CAGCGACTCCAAAGAAGAGGAAGCTTTCCTTGGGATATTTGATGGGATATTTTAG